The following coding sequences lie in one Pontibacter sp. G13 genomic window:
- the murD gene encoding UDP-N-acetylmuramoyl-L-alanine--D-glutamate ligase, whose amino-acid sequence MRKTAILGAGESGVGAAILAKQLGHQVWVSDRGEISDRFRSVLTEYQIPFETGVHTDAQFFDADVIVKSPGIPDTAPLVQRLKHAGKSVISEIEFAFRHAQGTVVAITGSNGKTTTTSLIHHVMVTAGKDAALVGNIGRSFAWQIADQPAAYYVLEVSSFQLDDIEQFQPDVALLLNITPDHLDRYGGSIKRYGAAKMRISENQTADQTLIVYGDDAEIADQMQQRKGDSLVKRFGFEQTHGEDAWTEGHWLKSRKGTELDFSKMKVLGPHNQLNALAAMLALEAVGLSQQEMEAGFYGFQPIEHRLEPVSEVNGVLYINDSKATNVDAAKHALASMDRPTVWMVGGVDKGNDYTEILDLVEEHVKLIIVVGEGSEKISHTFSKEWIHVKSMQEAVRVAQERSEPGDAVLLSPACASFDLFRNYMDRGNQFRDAVLSLQ is encoded by the coding sequence ATGCGAAAAACCGCCATTCTCGGAGCAGGAGAGAGCGGGGTGGGAGCTGCTATCCTTGCCAAACAGCTCGGCCATCAGGTATGGGTATCCGATCGGGGGGAAATCTCCGATCGTTTCCGTTCAGTATTGACAGAATATCAAATCCCGTTTGAAACGGGCGTGCATACTGATGCACAGTTCTTTGACGCAGATGTCATTGTCAAGAGTCCTGGGATTCCTGACACGGCTCCGCTGGTCCAACGCCTTAAGCATGCTGGCAAATCGGTCATCTCTGAGATCGAATTCGCCTTTCGCCATGCCCAAGGTACTGTTGTCGCCATTACAGGTAGCAATGGGAAAACGACCACTACTTCGCTGATTCATCATGTCATGGTGACAGCGGGGAAGGATGCCGCGTTGGTGGGGAATATTGGTCGGAGTTTTGCCTGGCAAATCGCCGATCAGCCCGCAGCATATTATGTGTTGGAGGTAAGTAGCTTCCAACTCGATGATATTGAGCAATTCCAGCCGGATGTGGCGCTGCTGCTGAACATCACGCCGGACCATCTGGATCGGTATGGAGGAAGCATCAAGCGCTACGGAGCCGCCAAAATGCGGATTTCGGAAAATCAGACTGCCGATCAGACTTTGATCGTGTATGGAGACGACGCCGAAATCGCTGACCAAATGCAGCAACGCAAGGGCGATAGCCTCGTGAAGCGGTTTGGATTTGAGCAGACCCACGGAGAAGATGCTTGGACAGAAGGCCATTGGCTCAAATCTCGAAAGGGAACCGAGCTGGATTTCTCCAAAATGAAGGTGCTCGGACCACACAATCAGCTCAATGCTTTGGCTGCGATGCTAGCCTTGGAAGCTGTGGGACTTTCACAGCAGGAAATGGAAGCTGGATTCTATGGATTTCAGCCGATTGAGCATCGATTGGAGCCCGTCTCGGAAGTGAATGGTGTCCTGTACATCAACGACTCCAAGGCCACCAATGTCGATGCCGCCAAGCATGCCCTGGCAAGCATGGATCGGCCGACCGTCTGGATGGTCGGTGGCGTGGATAAAGGCAATGACTACACAGAGATATTGGACTTGGTGGAAGAACATGTGAAGTTGATCATCGTCGTGGGCGAAGGCTCCGAAAAGATCAGCCACACTTTCTCCAAGGAATGGATACATGTCAAAAGTATGCAGGAAGCGGTTCGAGTCGCTCAAGAGCGGTCCGAACCAGGAGATGCAGTATTGCTTTCTCCTGCTTGTGCCAGCTTTGACCTGTTCCGAAACTATATGGATCGAGGCAATCAATTCCGTGATGCGGTATTGAGCCTCCAGTAA
- the mraY gene encoding phospho-N-acetylmuramoyl-pentapeptide-transferase: protein MLYYFLDGLKDLPGFGVFQYITFRAMLSIITSLVISLLIGKKIIDVLRRNQIGEVVRDSAEGPDHASKAGTPTMGGLIIIAATLIPTLFWGDLKNGYVWLILLGTAWMGFIGFVDDYIKVFRKDKRGLQGKFKVVGQVGLGLIVGLTMLFHPDFMGSRAHLTQLNRLKTSPLLERVGFQQGDELTRVNGNEYTAAPSGDTYPDIAMYAVNRTMPNGQTAEKIIPIQKGQREAIAKELFGPKDKTFIYTTDFPFFKDYVFDYGNIPVLREWISPDLLGRIIYLLVVIFIITAVSNGVNLTDGIDGLAAGTTAIVGAALGVFAYVSGNYVFSNYLHISYIPLSAELLIYTAALVGGCLGFLWYNSFPAQVFMGDTGSLALGGAVGILALMVKKELLLPIFCGIFFAESLSVILQVTYFKYTKKKYGEGRRIFRMAPLHHHYEKSGIHEAKISMRFFLVAIMLVVLAFATLKLR from the coding sequence ATGCTTTATTATTTCCTAGATGGCTTGAAAGATCTTCCCGGCTTTGGTGTATTCCAATACATCACCTTTCGGGCCATGTTGTCCATCATTACCTCGTTGGTCATTTCCCTGTTGATCGGCAAAAAGATCATTGACGTACTGAGACGGAACCAAATTGGGGAAGTCGTCCGAGATTCCGCCGAAGGACCTGATCACGCTTCCAAAGCAGGAACCCCAACCATGGGGGGATTGATCATCATCGCAGCCACCCTCATCCCCACCTTATTTTGGGGAGACCTCAAAAATGGCTACGTATGGTTGATTTTGCTGGGAACCGCCTGGATGGGCTTTATTGGCTTTGTGGATGACTACATCAAGGTATTCCGGAAGGACAAGCGAGGATTGCAAGGGAAATTCAAAGTCGTAGGCCAAGTTGGTTTGGGACTGATCGTGGGATTGACCATGCTATTTCATCCTGACTTCATGGGAAGTAGAGCGCATTTGACACAGTTGAATCGCCTGAAAACCAGTCCACTGTTGGAGCGTGTAGGATTCCAGCAAGGGGATGAGTTGACGCGGGTGAATGGAAATGAATATACCGCTGCACCAAGTGGAGACACCTATCCGGATATCGCGATGTACGCAGTCAATCGTACCATGCCCAATGGACAGACTGCAGAGAAGATCATTCCAATCCAAAAGGGGCAGCGAGAAGCAATTGCCAAGGAACTCTTCGGACCCAAGGACAAGACCTTTATTTACACCACAGACTTTCCATTTTTCAAGGATTATGTCTTCGATTATGGAAATATCCCTGTGCTTCGTGAATGGATCTCTCCAGATCTCCTCGGTCGCATCATCTACTTGCTGGTCGTCATCTTCATCATCACCGCCGTGTCCAATGGCGTGAATCTGACGGATGGGATTGATGGATTGGCAGCGGGAACGACCGCGATTGTAGGAGCTGCGCTTGGAGTGTTTGCCTATGTATCTGGCAACTATGTCTTCTCCAATTACCTGCATATTAGCTACATTCCGCTTTCTGCTGAATTGCTGATCTACACTGCCGCTTTGGTGGGAGGGTGCCTCGGATTCTTGTGGTACAACAGCTTCCCCGCGCAGGTGTTCATGGGAGATACTGGTAGCCTCGCATTGGGAGGTGCAGTCGGAATCTTGGCCCTGATGGTCAAGAAAGAATTGCTGCTGCCGATCTTCTGTGGAATCTTCTTCGCAGAGTCCCTCTCTGTGATTCTTCAGGTCACCTACTTCAAATACACCAAGAAAAAATATGGTGAAGGAAGACGGATTTTCCGTATGGCGCCATTGCACCATCACTACGAAAAATCTGGGATCCATGAAGCGAAAATCTCCATGAGATTCTTCCTGGTAGCCATCATGTTGGTCGTATTGGCCTTTGCAACCTTGAAACTCCGATAG
- a CDS encoding UDP-N-acetylmuramoyl-L-alanyl-D-glutamate--2,6-diaminopimelate ligase — MKLSSLLKGVQTRQIVGDSDPEIQEIEFDSRRVQSGSLFVAVSGTQVDGHTFIDKSIEQGAAAVVCEQLPEQLSDQVVYVVVEKSQAALGQLCANFYGNPVQDLVLVGITGTNGKSTTVTLLHQLFNMLGLRSGLISTIRYMVGNEEFPSSHTTPDPKQLHRLFAEMKEAGCEYCFMEVSSHSLIQDRVEGIPFKVGAFTNITHDHLDYHGTFKAYIAAKKLLFDGLGPDSVAIINVDDKHGQVMVQNTQATVKTFAQKRMADYRVRMLENSFEGLLLEIDGMETWFKLLGSFNAYNLVMVYAIARELGLERDEVLRTLSNLEGVDGRFQVLRSSGNKLGIVDYAHTPDALQNVLGTIQDINKGSQQVITVVGCGGNRDKAKRPKMAQIATNLSDKVVLTSDNPRNEPPAQILDDMMAGVPEGSKRKVLRIEDRTEGIRTACLLANPGDIILVAGKGHEDYQEIQGKKIPFDDRKILLEQLNL; from the coding sequence GTGAAACTCAGCAGCTTGTTGAAGGGAGTCCAGACCCGCCAAATCGTGGGGGATTCCGATCCAGAAATTCAGGAAATCGAGTTCGATTCCAGACGGGTGCAATCCGGGAGCTTGTTTGTCGCCGTGAGCGGGACGCAAGTGGATGGGCACACGTTCATTGACAAGTCGATCGAACAGGGAGCCGCGGCCGTGGTCTGTGAACAATTGCCTGAGCAATTGTCGGATCAGGTTGTGTATGTAGTGGTAGAAAAAAGCCAGGCCGCCCTTGGGCAGCTATGTGCCAACTTCTATGGAAACCCCGTCCAAGACTTGGTTTTGGTAGGGATTACCGGCACCAATGGCAAAAGCACTACCGTTACGCTCCTGCACCAACTATTCAATATGCTGGGACTTCGGTCTGGATTGATTTCCACAATCCGATACATGGTTGGCAATGAGGAATTTCCCTCTTCCCATACCACGCCGGACCCCAAGCAACTGCATCGATTGTTTGCAGAGATGAAGGAAGCTGGCTGCGAATACTGCTTCATGGAAGTAAGTAGCCACTCGCTCATTCAGGACCGGGTCGAAGGCATCCCCTTTAAGGTGGGCGCATTCACCAACATCACTCACGATCACCTCGATTACCACGGTACTTTCAAGGCTTATATCGCTGCGAAAAAACTGTTGTTCGATGGATTGGGACCAGATAGTGTCGCCATAATCAATGTGGATGACAAGCATGGTCAGGTGATGGTCCAGAACACGCAGGCTACTGTCAAGACATTTGCCCAGAAGCGAATGGCTGACTATCGAGTCCGCATGTTGGAGAATTCCTTCGAAGGACTCTTGCTGGAAATTGATGGCATGGAAACCTGGTTCAAGTTGTTGGGAAGCTTCAATGCCTACAACTTGGTGATGGTTTATGCGATTGCCCGCGAATTGGGATTGGAGCGAGATGAAGTATTGCGTACGTTGAGCAATCTCGAAGGTGTGGATGGAAGATTTCAGGTATTGAGATCTTCTGGAAACAAGCTGGGAATTGTCGACTATGCACACACCCCTGACGCCTTGCAAAATGTCTTGGGAACCATCCAAGATATCAACAAGGGAAGCCAACAGGTGATCACCGTCGTGGGATGTGGTGGAAATCGCGACAAGGCAAAGCGGCCAAAGATGGCCCAAATCGCGACGAATCTCTCCGATAAGGTGGTTTTGACCTCTGACAATCCTCGAAATGAGCCTCCCGCCCAGATCTTGGATGATATGATGGCGGGCGTGCCCGAAGGGTCAAAGCGCAAAGTCTTGAGAATTGAGGATCGGACCGAGGGCATTCGGACCGCTTGTTTGCTGGCCAATCCCGGGGACATTATTTTGGTGGCGGGGAAAGGGCATGAGGATTATCAGGAGATTCAAGGGAAGAAGATTCCATTTGATGATCGGAAAATCCTTCTTGAACAGTTAAACCTTTGA
- a CDS encoding penicillin-binding transpeptidase domain-containing protein, which yields MLVLQLDQGEWARRELEDQIYFRKMVADRGSILAEDGTILATSLPFYRIGLDVTVIDTTAETGNYESFSDTLWNLSILLTQKFDEEESRDTLKYFNRVMEAIVKNDRHIYLTRNKLNFRELEEVKKWPILNRGRLSGGFAIEKFNNERFYPMEDLARITLGKLVDDTIATRGIEFSFNQELRGKDGYMLAQKVVGGSFIPVDNYDNTSAQDGMDVVTTLDVDMQDVVERALKNGVVRHGAKFGTAILMETSTGKIRAIANYPESPNHAIGTRIEPGSTFKTVSALALMEDGYVELCDTIDTGNGRIMYDDKEVTDNGVAWGRIDFEQVFAHSSNVGISKTVAEAYGETPNVFMNHLYRLGFYGRVNEQIKGEPVPRFISPEDSAWNIATLPSLSYGYSIEVAPIQMAAFFNGIANDGVLLRPYVVNELRENSRVINTWEPKVLQEKMCKPSTVEKLNELLKAVVRYGTARKAFRNMPFEVAGKTGTARKVVNGRYVKRYRASFGGYFPADEPRFTLYVMVDEPSQGGATSGGAVAAPIFRQIAEQVYRMDQDFAKPPIQRKRTSPPVHKIVHSNSARMVYQTLNVSTNDGGGVETFEATRSNTHQINFSERKSTEGRIPDTRGMSGKDALLMLEQLGIKVTIKGNGRVKRQSLLPGYKIGKGTSITLFLG from the coding sequence ATGCTCGTCCTGCAACTTGATCAGGGGGAGTGGGCGCGTCGTGAATTGGAGGATCAAATCTATTTCCGCAAGATGGTTGCCGATCGGGGAAGCATCTTGGCGGAAGATGGGACCATCCTCGCCACCAGCCTTCCATTCTACCGCATTGGACTGGATGTCACGGTCATAGATACGACCGCTGAAACTGGCAATTACGAATCCTTTTCCGATACCCTCTGGAATCTGTCCATCCTCTTGACGCAGAAGTTTGATGAGGAGGAATCCCGAGATACCCTCAAGTACTTCAATCGAGTGATGGAGGCGATCGTGAAGAACGATCGACACATCTACCTCACCCGCAATAAGCTCAATTTCCGTGAGCTGGAAGAGGTGAAGAAATGGCCTATCCTTAATCGGGGAAGGCTTTCTGGGGGATTTGCCATCGAAAAATTCAACAATGAACGCTTCTACCCCATGGAGGATCTTGCGCGGATCACCTTGGGGAAACTGGTGGATGATACTATCGCCACTCGTGGAATCGAATTTTCCTTCAATCAGGAACTTCGAGGAAAGGATGGCTATATGCTTGCCCAGAAAGTCGTGGGCGGTTCCTTCATTCCGGTGGACAATTACGACAATACCTCCGCCCAAGATGGAATGGATGTCGTGACCACGCTCGATGTAGATATGCAGGATGTCGTCGAACGGGCACTCAAAAATGGGGTAGTGAGACACGGAGCGAAGTTTGGAACCGCGATTCTCATGGAGACTTCCACGGGGAAGATTCGCGCCATAGCGAATTATCCAGAGTCGCCAAACCATGCCATTGGTACGCGAATTGAACCGGGTTCGACTTTCAAGACCGTTTCCGCCTTGGCGTTGATGGAGGATGGATATGTCGAGCTGTGCGATACGATTGATACCGGCAATGGTCGGATCATGTATGATGACAAGGAAGTAACCGATAATGGAGTCGCTTGGGGAAGGATTGATTTTGAGCAGGTTTTTGCCCATTCCAGCAATGTGGGTATTTCGAAGACCGTAGCCGAAGCCTATGGGGAGACGCCCAATGTGTTCATGAATCACCTGTACCGATTGGGATTCTATGGTCGTGTGAACGAGCAGATCAAGGGAGAGCCTGTTCCGAGATTCATTTCGCCAGAGGATAGTGCTTGGAATATTGCCACGCTTCCTTCCCTTTCCTATGGCTACTCGATTGAGGTGGCCCCCATCCAGATGGCAGCTTTCTTCAATGGAATCGCCAATGACGGTGTCCTGTTGAGACCCTACGTAGTCAATGAACTCAGGGAAAACTCGCGAGTCATCAATACGTGGGAGCCTAAGGTCCTACAGGAAAAAATGTGCAAGCCTTCAACAGTTGAGAAACTCAATGAGCTCCTGAAGGCAGTTGTGCGGTACGGAACAGCCCGAAAGGCATTCCGGAATATGCCATTTGAGGTCGCTGGAAAAACGGGAACTGCACGTAAGGTCGTCAACGGCCGATATGTGAAAAGATATAGAGCTTCATTCGGGGGATATTTTCCTGCGGATGAACCTCGATTCACGCTGTATGTGATGGTGGATGAGCCCAGCCAAGGAGGCGCAACCTCCGGTGGGGCAGTGGCGGCTCCGATCTTCCGGCAGATTGCCGAGCAAGTATATCGGATGGATCAGGATTTTGCCAAACCACCGATTCAGCGAAAAAGAACGTCACCTCCTGTTCACAAGATCGTGCATAGCAATTCTGCTCGCATGGTCTACCAGACACTCAATGTGTCCACCAATGACGGAGGCGGGGTCGAGACCTTTGAGGCTACTCGATCCAACACCCACCAGATCAACTTTTCGGAGCGCAAGTCCACAGAAGGACGCATTCCGGATACTAGAGGGATGAGCGGGAAAGATGCTTTGTTGATGCTGGAGCAATTGGGGATAAAGGTAACCATCAAGGGAAATGGACGGGTCAAACGCCAAAGTCTACTCCCTGGGTATAAAATTGGAAAAGGGACGTCGATCACCCTGTTTCTCGGATAA
- a CDS encoding FtsL-like putative cell division protein, which produces MRIITKNRQALNRQLQGGPEPSKKGLSARKVDDFLRFSLFLVGIGLFYVWNSYQAEQQIKELEQYKREVKELKSSYLLKQATLSAGTRFSEIRDHLDTLGLKPHVSPPYQIVQGLDRPASWQETPERNPGQRFESERIETTTNDTTEIP; this is translated from the coding sequence ATGCGCATCATCACCAAGAATAGACAGGCCCTGAATCGCCAATTGCAAGGTGGTCCCGAGCCGTCCAAAAAGGGCCTCTCGGCTCGGAAGGTGGATGACTTTCTGCGATTTTCGCTGTTCCTCGTAGGCATCGGACTGTTTTATGTCTGGAACTCCTATCAGGCAGAACAACAGATCAAGGAATTGGAGCAATACAAACGGGAAGTCAAGGAGTTGAAATCCAGTTATTTGCTCAAGCAGGCGACCCTGAGCGCGGGTACCCGATTCTCGGAAATTCGCGATCATTTGGACACGTTGGGATTGAAACCACATGTATCCCCTCCTTACCAGATTGTGCAAGGATTGGATCGGCCCGCCAGTTGGCAGGAAACGCCGGAACGGAACCCCGGACAACGGTTTGAATCGGAACGAATAGAAACCACCACTAACGACACAACAGAGATCCCATAA
- the rsmH gene encoding 16S rRNA (cytosine(1402)-N(4))-methyltransferase RsmH, with amino-acid sequence MSKYHVPVLLMPTVDGLNIKPDGTYVDVTFGGGGHSREILSRLGPSGRLVAFDRDMDAKQNIMDDPRLIFVSRDFQYLEAALLERGIEAVDGILADLGVSSHQFDTGERGFSFRFEGPLDMRMDQRQDLTAAHLLNEWEEMELVHLFSRYGEVTNARKLARTIVQRRVGEPLSDTLQFESVIASCIPPKRRAKYLAQVYQALRIEVNGEMKSLESLLMSGLEMLASGGRMSIISYHSLEDRMVKRFFRAGNFAGKEEKDAYGHSLSPWKLITRRAIQASEEEIEENARARSARLRVAEKK; translated from the coding sequence ATGAGTAAATATCATGTACCTGTATTGCTGATGCCCACGGTCGATGGCTTGAATATTAAGCCAGATGGCACCTACGTGGATGTCACTTTTGGTGGAGGTGGGCATAGCAGGGAGATTCTATCTCGATTGGGACCATCAGGAAGACTGGTGGCATTCGACCGGGACATGGATGCCAAGCAAAACATCATGGATGATCCACGACTGATCTTTGTCAGTCGTGATTTTCAATATTTAGAGGCGGCGCTGTTAGAGCGTGGGATCGAGGCGGTAGATGGAATCTTGGCCGATTTGGGCGTTTCCAGCCACCAATTCGATACCGGAGAACGCGGGTTTAGCTTCCGGTTTGAGGGACCACTCGATATGCGGATGGATCAACGTCAGGATCTGACAGCGGCACATTTGCTCAATGAGTGGGAGGAGATGGAGTTGGTGCACCTGTTCTCTCGGTATGGAGAGGTGACCAATGCGCGAAAGCTGGCAAGGACGATTGTACAACGAAGAGTAGGGGAGCCGCTTTCGGATACCCTGCAATTCGAATCAGTCATCGCCAGTTGCATTCCCCCCAAGCGAAGAGCCAAGTACCTCGCTCAAGTGTATCAAGCCTTGAGGATCGAGGTCAATGGAGAGATGAAATCGCTCGAATCCCTGTTGATGTCTGGATTGGAGATGCTGGCTTCTGGTGGTAGAATGTCGATCATTTCCTACCACTCTCTAGAGGATCGGATGGTGAAGCGGTTTTTCCGGGCTGGCAATTTCGCAGGCAAGGAAGAGAAGGACGCTTATGGTCATTCACTGAGTCCGTGGAAGCTGATCACTCGCAGAGCCATTCAGGCTTCTGAGGAGGAGATCGAGGAAAATGCAAGAGCAAGAAGCGCCCGTTTACGGGTGGCAGAAAAAAAATAA
- the mraZ gene encoding division/cell wall cluster transcriptional repressor MraZ — MISLIGEYDCKLDAKGRFLVPAGLKKQLPEDQQSEFVVNRGLDKCLVLYPVPVWEQELERLQARNQYVKKNRAFLRMFLNGATKVALDGNGRALVPKRLMEFAGLDKEVILVAQIDKVEIWDKAAYEEWMDNPEFDFESLAEEVMGEDHE; from the coding sequence ATGATCTCGCTTATCGGAGAATACGACTGCAAGCTAGACGCGAAGGGGCGATTTCTCGTTCCAGCGGGTCTGAAAAAGCAGTTGCCTGAAGATCAGCAGAGTGAGTTTGTGGTGAACCGAGGATTGGACAAATGTCTGGTACTTTATCCTGTTCCCGTTTGGGAGCAAGAGCTGGAGCGGCTACAAGCCCGAAACCAGTATGTGAAGAAGAACCGGGCATTTTTGCGGATGTTTTTGAACGGTGCGACCAAAGTTGCGCTTGATGGAAATGGCCGCGCGTTGGTCCCCAAGCGACTCATGGAGTTTGCCGGACTTGACAAGGAGGTCATTTTGGTGGCCCAGATTGACAAGGTGGAGATTTGGGACAAAGCGGCTTATGAGGAGTGGATGGACAATCCGGAATTCGACTTTGAAAGTTTGGCCGAGGAGGTAATGGGAGAAGATCATGAGTAA
- a CDS encoding VWA domain-containing protein — translation MNARLLSLLIAYLVPVALFAQMQPDGRYFYDHDMLDNLTPGLVDSLMLEQQSGKGVLNIGDLNGDGQEDLVLGTPGGTAGGLLVLMMESDSTVKQVVRLDESHPAWSGQLTPGGQFGARLESAGDWNGDGIPDLWVGEAKAKLGPLSYGAVWLVLMNADGSAKQATKLSGRTPILMKSLPRDQLFGSDIAQLEDLDGDGVPEILVGAPGIQTKSAGMVLLLWMNRDGSVKKTTPYIRDAFELMPTLKKGDQFGCAVELLGDLNQDGIGDVAIGAMGDDVSGLNRGTVYIFFLNSDGTPKSVTQIAQRQSGFAGFIENDDRLGNALACLGDLNDDDIPDLAIGSFLSDNGGKDFGAIHICYLDRDGTVKGHHRISHTSKNFLGELDYKYQWGYSLSPLGDWNEDGRPDLMVSGFKQKTNGQETGGAWLLYPTGFPAHMLKKGDWVTQVGLITAEDSARIFVDAHTAADSALIDSLYDLTSFAPNNLVLLLDVSASMRHPSKLPLLRDAFIDLLKYLPPTDKISVVTYSGDAQTVLDGIPALEQEQIKEVLSELKSQGDTKPDRGLKMAYQVALNHFIPNGNNRIIMATDGGFDFHKLDKVLEKQAQPGLPLSVFYFGKQPQWKLDEMSRISGSGFGESAHITPNTVKGALQFQAKQLKRKEQPEESIGQ, via the coding sequence ATGAATGCCCGTCTCCTCAGCCTGCTGATTGCCTATTTGGTTCCTGTAGCCCTTTTCGCTCAAATGCAGCCAGATGGGCGGTATTTCTATGACCATGACATGCTGGACAACTTGACGCCCGGATTGGTGGACTCGCTCATGCTGGAACAACAGTCTGGCAAAGGAGTCCTCAACATTGGCGACTTGAACGGTGATGGTCAGGAAGATCTGGTCTTGGGAACTCCAGGGGGAACTGCGGGAGGCCTGCTGGTACTCATGATGGAATCCGACTCTACCGTCAAGCAGGTGGTACGATTGGACGAATCTCATCCAGCATGGTCCGGGCAACTGACGCCTGGTGGTCAATTTGGGGCGAGACTCGAATCCGCTGGCGATTGGAATGGGGATGGTATCCCGGATCTCTGGGTCGGGGAGGCTAAAGCCAAACTAGGGCCGCTTTCTTACGGTGCTGTTTGGCTCGTATTGATGAATGCCGATGGTTCTGCCAAGCAAGCGACCAAGTTAAGTGGCAGAACCCCAATATTGATGAAATCCCTCCCTCGGGATCAGTTATTCGGAAGTGATATCGCCCAGTTGGAAGACCTCGATGGAGATGGTGTTCCAGAAATATTGGTTGGTGCTCCCGGCATACAGACCAAATCAGCAGGGATGGTTTTGTTGCTTTGGATGAATCGTGATGGCTCAGTGAAAAAAACCACGCCTTATATAAGGGATGCTTTCGAGCTCATGCCGACCTTGAAAAAAGGCGATCAGTTTGGATGCGCAGTAGAATTGCTCGGCGACCTTAATCAAGATGGAATAGGAGATGTTGCCATTGGCGCGATGGGAGATGATGTTTCTGGATTGAATCGTGGGACGGTCTACATCTTTTTCTTGAATTCCGATGGAACTCCAAAATCCGTCACCCAAATTGCGCAGCGGCAATCTGGCTTCGCTGGCTTCATCGAAAATGATGATCGTCTCGGAAATGCGCTCGCATGCCTCGGTGATCTCAATGATGACGATATTCCTGATCTCGCCATAGGCAGTTTTCTCAGCGACAATGGAGGCAAGGATTTTGGAGCTATTCATATTTGCTACCTGGATCGAGACGGGACCGTCAAAGGGCACCACCGCATTAGCCATACTTCCAAGAATTTCCTCGGAGAATTGGACTACAAGTACCAATGGGGATATTCGCTCAGTCCGCTTGGAGATTGGAATGAGGATGGGAGACCTGATTTGATGGTAAGTGGCTTCAAGCAGAAAACCAATGGCCAAGAAACAGGCGGTGCGTGGCTGTTGTACCCCACGGGTTTTCCAGCACACATGCTCAAAAAAGGAGATTGGGTGACTCAGGTGGGATTGATTACGGCTGAGGATTCTGCCCGCATTTTTGTCGATGCTCATACCGCCGCCGATTCCGCATTGATTGATAGCTTGTACGATCTGACTTCATTCGCTCCAAACAACCTCGTCCTGCTTCTTGATGTATCCGCGTCCATGCGTCATCCCAGCAAATTGCCGTTGCTTCGCGATGCGTTTATTGACCTGCTGAAATACTTGCCCCCGACGGACAAGATTTCCGTCGTGACCTATTCAGGAGATGCCCAGACCGTTTTGGACGGAATTCCTGCTTTGGAACAGGAGCAAATCAAGGAGGTGTTGTCCGAACTCAAATCCCAAGGAGATACCAAGCCTGACCGTGGGCTGAAGATGGCCTATCAGGTTGCGCTCAATCACTTTATCCCCAATGGCAATAATCGGATTATCATGGCGACGGATGGGGGATTTGATTTCCACAAATTGGACAAGGTGTTGGAAAAGCAGGCACAGCCCGGACTGCCGCTTTCGGTCTTTTACTTTGGTAAGCAGCCGCAATGGAAGCTCGATGAGATGAGTCGGATTTCCGGTTCTGGATTTGGGGAGTCAGCACACATTACCCCCAATACCGTGAAAGGCGCGCTTCAATTTCAGGCCAAGCAGTTGAAGCGAAAGGAGCAGCCTGAAGAATCGATCGGGCAGTAG